GCCGGTGTGGCGCCCGGTTGCGCCCCATAACGGTCACTGCTCTCCCTCATCGGGCCTACTTAAAATCCGCTGCGGGGCAACCCGCGTGGGGTTCGAATCCCCCTCCCGGCACTGAGCAAATCACGGATGACCAGCGCGCCCGTTCCCCCCTTCCCTCCGTGCCGGGCGCTTGCCGTCCCGTGGAACGGCGCCACGGAGCGCGTGCGGGCCTCGGGCGGGCAGAACCGCTCGCGCTGTGCCAGGGTCATTGGACCGCGGAGCGGCGACATCCAGTCCATCATCATGCTAATCGCCTTGACAACGGCCTTGAAACCTCGAATAGGCCCACCATGCGGAGCTCGGCACGTTGGCTGGTGCTCGGCCTGGCGGCTGTCCCCTGGGCCGGATCCCCGTCCCATGCCTACTTCCTCGACCAGGGCCGACACTTCGACCTCCGGCTCCGGGCCTACTCGCAGCTCGGGATCATGACCGATTCCTCGGAGAAGGACTGGCCGGGGAACGGACCGAACACCTGCGTCGTCAACGGGAAGGAGTCGAACAAGTGCAAGTACTCCGCCGGCGACCTGGCCCAGCACCGGAACTTCTACTACCCGGAGTTCGACGCCAAGCTCACCGACTACACGCCCTGGATGCACGAAGTCCCGGGGCTGTCGCTGGTCACGCCCGACGACTTCCGGTTCCGGTTCGCCTGGTGGGGCTTCTACGACGGCCTGTACGACTACCTGAACGGCCCGTGGAACTTCAACCGCCGCAACCTCAAGGCCAGGGAGTCGGAGAGCGACAACATCAACAAGGAGAGCTTCACCTTCAACGACCAGAACAAGAACGCACGTCACATCTACGCGCGCCGCAACCGCATCAACGAGCTGTACCTGGACTACAAGAAGGGGCCCCTCTTCCTGCGCGCCGGCCGCCAGTCCATCTCCTGGGGCGAGTCGGACGACATCGTCTTCATGGACCGGCTGAACGCGTTCGATCTGACGCTGGGGGCGCCCGGCCTGTACCAGGACCTGGACGAAGCGCGCATCCCGTTCTGGGCCCTGCGCGCGACCTACAAGGTGCTCGACAACTGGAAGGGGCTGTCGAGCGTGTTCGGCGACGCCTTCGTCGTACCGGGCGTCGTCGACACCACCGTGCCGATCGACCCGATCGTCGGGGGCGTGAGCCCCTTCAACCCCGACGTCCCCGACCCGCAGCTGACCGCGAATGATCTGATCAAGCGGAACGGCTTCGACCCCAAGAACTTCCAGGGTCTGCACCTCGTGGTGGTGAGCAGGCAGCCGGCGCAAACCTGGGCCAACACCCGGTGGGGCGCGCGCCTGACCGGCGTGGTCGCGCGCGACTACACGGTACAGGCCTGGTTCGCCCGCGAGTTCCCGGTAGCGCCGACCCCGCTCCTCACGGGCGGTCCGGGAGGCTTCGACGAGGGCTTCAAGGACACCAGCCCCTTCAAGTCGATACCCTTGACCCTGATCGACGACCGCGGCTTCAGGACCCCGATCTGCCTCAACAACCTCACGAACAAGCCGATCCTCAAGAGGTTCGGCGCTGTCGGCCACACGCCCGCCGGGCGTACCTGCTCGTACGCCGAGCCGATCGTGACCATCCTCGACCGCCAGCTCGAGTCCGTCATCGGCCTCTCGAGCACCTGGTTCAGCCCGCGCGTGAACGGCATCATCCGCACCGAGGCCGAGTACTTCCACGACGAGGAGGCGGTGATTCCCAACCAGAACCTGAACCCGCTCGCCCAGGTCCCCCGGTCGATCCTCAACGGGCACTTTTTCACGAACACGATCCCCCGGACCGACTACGTGCGCTGGCTGATCGGCTACGACCGGTTCTTCTTCTTCCGCCCCGTCAACCCCAGCAACAGCTTCATCGTCGTGGCGGCGATTCACGGCGAGACGAACGTGTTCGAGCGGCGCGAGCGCGACTTCCGCACGGCGCAGCAGAAGCCGGGGAAGCCGGCGACCGCCCCAACCACCCTGCCCGTCTGCAGCCCGGTGGCGCTCGCGAGCAAGCAGTGCCGGATCGCGCCGGCCAAGAACTTCGAGGACTTGAAGGCGTTCGACAACGACTACCTCTCGGTCGCGCTCCAAACCGACTACCTGCACGGGCGGCTCGAGCCGCGCATCGTCGTCCTCCTCTGGGGGAGCGGCATCTACGGCTTCCAGCCCCTGGTCACCTACCGGCTCACCGACAACGTCCTCCTCACCGGGACCTGGGTCGCGATCGAGGGCTCGCGCCGCGCCATCCTCGGGACCTTCCGGGGCCACGACATGGTGCAGCTGCGGCTGACCTTCCAGCTCAACTGAGGGGAAGACCCGGCGCTCATCATTGACGCACTGCGTTCGCCAGCGTCTCCCTGTCACGCAATACCGGCGACGAAGCTCACTCAAGGGCGTGACTTGACACCGCCGAGTATGGCATGGAGTCGTCTCGGGTGCCCGGCAGCCCGGCGGGGCGGCATGCCCGCCCCACCGGTAACGGAGGAATTCGCATGAGATCTAGCGTCGGGGGTGTTGGGGTAGCTTGCCTGCTCGTCTCGATCGCCGGGTTGCCTGCCGGGGCGCTGGCACGCTGCGACGATCCGGCCGCCGTCTGCGCCGCCCGGGCAGTCGCCGACGCGCAGTGCAACTGCGCCACCGCGACGACCCACGGCCAGTACGTGAAATGCGTGTCACAGGCGGCGCAGGGCGAGGTGAACGCGGCAAGGCTTCCGCGGGGCTGCAAGGCCAACGTCGTTCGCTGCGCGTCGCGCTCGACGTGCGGCAAGCCGGGCTTCGTCACCTGCTGCCGCACGGACTCGCTCGGGAGGGTGCACTGCAGCGTCAAGCGCGATCCTACCCGTTGCAAGCCGCCGTCCACGATCGGGACGAAGCCCAGCTGTTGTGATGCGTGCGGCCCCAACGGGTGTGCCACCACCACCACGAGCACCACGAGCACCACGACGACCACGGTCGCTGCCTCCACCACCACGACCACGTCCACGACCACCACCACGTTGTGCGGCAATGGCATGATCGACCCCGGCGAGGCGTGCGACGGCACGGACGTCGGCGGCGTCACGTGCCCCGGAGGCTCGGCCGGGGGAGCGTTCGTGGCGTGCAACCCGGATTGCACGCTCGACTGCAGCCACTGCCCCGGCGGAGTCTGCGAGGTCACTTGCGAGCCGATCGTCGCCGGCCAGCCGATCCCCAACACCTACCAGCTGCTCGGCGTGCCCGGTCCGAAGATCTGCATCACCAATTCGTCGAGCAACGCCCTCCAGCCGTGCAACAGCGACGCCGACTGCGGCGGGCAATCAGGCAGCTGTCTCCAGACCCCGTGGGTCACCGCCGACGGCTTCGCGTTCCAGTTCCCGACCGGGATCAAGACGACCTTCACCGTCGCGGCTGCCGATTCGCCACCCACCTGCAGCCATGCGGCCTGCATCAGCTGCGGCGACCCGGCGGCCGCCTGTGCGGGCATCCCGGGATGCGGCGCTCCGCCGGGCCCGCCGCAGAACAGCTGCGCGAAGAATACCTGCTGCGACACGCCAGGCTTCACGGTTCCGACCTTCAACATCCCCATCCTCGGCGGGCTCTGCGGTCGGGTGGACCAGGTTGCGTGCGGCGCGGGGGTGGTCAACACCTCGCGCCCGCAGACGGGCGACAACGAGGTGATCAAGCAGGGCGACACGAGCGACCCCGGCGCCGACTGCACCTACGGCACGGGCGACGACTGCCCGAGCCCGACGTGCAAGGCCTGCACTCCGCCGGGGCAAGGATCCGACAC
This sequence is a window from Deltaproteobacteria bacterium. Protein-coding genes within it:
- a CDS encoding DUF1302 domain-containing protein produces the protein MRSSARWLVLGLAAVPWAGSPSHAYFLDQGRHFDLRLRAYSQLGIMTDSSEKDWPGNGPNTCVVNGKESNKCKYSAGDLAQHRNFYYPEFDAKLTDYTPWMHEVPGLSLVTPDDFRFRFAWWGFYDGLYDYLNGPWNFNRRNLKARESESDNINKESFTFNDQNKNARHIYARRNRINELYLDYKKGPLFLRAGRQSISWGESDDIVFMDRLNAFDLTLGAPGLYQDLDEARIPFWALRATYKVLDNWKGLSSVFGDAFVVPGVVDTTVPIDPIVGGVSPFNPDVPDPQLTANDLIKRNGFDPKNFQGLHLVVVSRQPAQTWANTRWGARLTGVVARDYTVQAWFAREFPVAPTPLLTGGPGGFDEGFKDTSPFKSIPLTLIDDRGFRTPICLNNLTNKPILKRFGAVGHTPAGRTCSYAEPIVTILDRQLESVIGLSSTWFSPRVNGIIRTEAEYFHDEEAVIPNQNLNPLAQVPRSILNGHFFTNTIPRTDYVRWLIGYDRFFFFRPVNPSNSFIVVAAIHGETNVFERRERDFRTAQQKPGKPATAPTTLPVCSPVALASKQCRIAPAKNFEDLKAFDNDYLSVALQTDYLHGRLEPRIVVLLWGSGIYGFQPLVTYRLTDNVLLTGTWVAIEGSRRAILGTFRGHDMVQLRLTFQLN